In Euwallacea similis isolate ESF13 chromosome 5, ESF131.1, whole genome shotgun sequence, a single window of DNA contains:
- the Bap111 gene encoding SWI/SNF-related matrix-associated actin-dependent regulator of chromatin subfamily E member 1 isoform X2 codes for MALPVNYKQVAMQVASPQATSHLMSAGAPMTFNILKERLRASGSAGSSSGKETNPFISTPSGNPAFVPQKLGAGKTKTESKIPKPPKAPEKPLMPYMRYSRKVWDTVKAQNSDLKLWEIGKIIGSMWRDLPEEEKQEYIEEYELEKIEYEKSLKTYHSSPAYQSYIQAKNKGKSAAQGPDGDSHERSSSSSKQAADRRIEIQPAEDEDDQDEGYSVKHLAYARYLRNHRLINEIFSDSVVPDVRSVVTTGRMQVLKRQVQSLTMHQKKLEAELQQIEEKFEAKKRKFVESSEQFQDELKKHCKPAVDEETFLSMVERQYEIVKKERTKPQDELKKPVVNGTGGISPATVVQQNGQAEPEPMDTTPSPVVPANGAPSPKESPEKPVEAATQQPPRLQPQVAPPSHQGQPPSQYNTPPAPHGPPPHVSPPSHQVASGPPPSPHQHPQPQAPPPQPHPGPMMPPAQGPPQPYPQQYPPQGAPVAPPQGVPLPARPPPPHQGYGYPPGQQGPNYPPHQQGYPPAGQYTAYGHYPPQNYPPQYPPQSRPPHPYTPEAPLDGSAPPPPSAAPAPPPGNYQSPDSTQTSPVEPEEKGKEKKRKVPLAKRNKKKSN; via the exons ATGGCCCTTCCAGTGAACTACAAGCAAGTGGCGATGCAAGTGGCGAGCCCCCAGGCCACAAGCC ATTTGATGTCAGCTGGCGCTCCCATGACTTTCAACATATTGAAAG AAAGACTTAGAGCATCAGGAAGTGCTGGCTCTTCTTCGGga AAAGAGACTAATCCATTTATTTCAACTCCAAGTGGAAATCCTGCATTTGTACCTCAAAAACTTGGGGCAGGAAAAACA AAAACTGAGTCAAAAATCCCAAAACCACCTAAGGCACCAGAAAAACCTTTGATGCCTTATATGAGATACAGTCGAAAAGTATGGGATACAGTTAAAGCCCAAAACtctgatttaaaattatgggaaataggaaaaattattgggTCTATGTGGAGAGATCTGCCAGAAGAGGAAAAACAAGAGTATATTGAGGAATATGAACTGGAAAAG attgaatatgaaaaatctttgaaaacaTACCACAGCTCCCCTGCATACCAATCATATATTCAAGCCAAGAACAAGGGAAAATCTG CTGCTCAAGGCCCTGATGGAGACTCCCATGAAAGATCATCCAGCTCCTCAAAACAAGCTGCAGATCGCAGAATTGAGATTCAACCTGCAGAAGATGAAGAtg ATCAAGATGAGGGATATTCAGTGAAGCATTTGGCCTATGCACGCTATCTTAGAAATCACAGactaattaatgaaattttctcaGATTCTGTGGTTCCAGATGTAAGATCAGTGGTCACAACTGGAAGAATGCAGGTGTTGAAG AGACAAGTACAATCTTTGACAATGCATCAGAAGAAACTTGAAGCTGAATTGCaacaaattgaagaaaaatttgaagcaaaaaagagaaaatttgttGAGAGTAGCGAGCAGTTCCAAGACGAATTAAAGAAG CATTGCAAACCTGCAGTTGATGAGGAAACCTTTTTGAGTATGGTGGAGAGACAGTATGAAATTGTAAAGAAAGAAAGAACAAAACCACAGGATGAGCTGAAGAAACCTGTTGTAAACGGTACTGGAGGGATTTCTCCTGCTACGGTTGTGCAGCAAAATGGACAAGCTGAG CCAGAACCCATGGATACGACACCTTCACCGGTAGTTCCAGCTAATGGAGCTCCATCGCCGAAGGAATCCCCAGAAAAGCCCGTGGAAGCTGCTACCCAGCAGCCACCCCGTCTTCAACCACAAGTTGCTCCCCCCTCACATCAGGGGCAACCACCTTCTCAGTATAATACTCCACCAGCACCTCACGGTCCACCTCCTCATGTTTCACCT CCATCACATCAAGTTGCATCGGGTCCGCCACCATCGCCTCATCAACACCCTCAACCACAAGCACCACCACCACAGCCCCATCCAGGACCCATGATGCCTCCAGCGCAAGGACCACCACAACCATACCCTCAGCAGTACCCACCTCAAG GAGCTCCTGTTGCCCCTCCTCAAGGAGTGCCGTTACCAGCTAGACCTCCTCCCCCTCATCAAGGCTACGGATATCCTCCGGGACAACAAGGTCCTAATTATCCACCCCACCAGCAGGGATATCCTCCTGCAGGTCAATATACCGCGTACGGACACTATCCGCCTCAAAACTACCCTCCGCAATATCCTCCCCAG AGCCGACCTCCGCATCCGTATACACCAGAAGCCCCGCTTGACGGTTCGGCGCCCCCTCCACCTTCTGCGGCACCTGCTCCACCTCCGGGAAACTATCAATCTCCTGACTCCACTCAAACATCACCAGTGGAGCCCGAGGAAAAAGGTAAG GAAAAAAAAAGGAAGGTGCCTCTAGCGAAAAGGAACAAGaagaaaagtaattga
- the Bap111 gene encoding SWI/SNF-related matrix-associated actin-dependent regulator of chromatin subfamily E member 1 isoform X1, giving the protein MALPVNYKQVAMQVASPQATSHLMSAGAPMTFNILKERLRASGSAGSSSGKETNPFISTPSGNPAFVPQKLGAGKTKTESKIPKPPKAPEKPLMPYMRYSRKVWDTVKAQNSDLKLWEIGKIIGSMWRDLPEEEKQEYIEEYELEKIEYEKSLKTYHSSPAYQSYIQAKNKGKSAILAAQGPDGDSHERSSSSSKQAADRRIEIQPAEDEDDQDEGYSVKHLAYARYLRNHRLINEIFSDSVVPDVRSVVTTGRMQVLKRQVQSLTMHQKKLEAELQQIEEKFEAKKRKFVESSEQFQDELKKHCKPAVDEETFLSMVERQYEIVKKERTKPQDELKKPVVNGTGGISPATVVQQNGQAEPEPMDTTPSPVVPANGAPSPKESPEKPVEAATQQPPRLQPQVAPPSHQGQPPSQYNTPPAPHGPPPHVSPPSHQVASGPPPSPHQHPQPQAPPPQPHPGPMMPPAQGPPQPYPQQYPPQGAPVAPPQGVPLPARPPPPHQGYGYPPGQQGPNYPPHQQGYPPAGQYTAYGHYPPQNYPPQYPPQSRPPHPYTPEAPLDGSAPPPPSAAPAPPPGNYQSPDSTQTSPVEPEEKGKEKKRKVPLAKRNKKKSN; this is encoded by the exons ATGGCCCTTCCAGTGAACTACAAGCAAGTGGCGATGCAAGTGGCGAGCCCCCAGGCCACAAGCC ATTTGATGTCAGCTGGCGCTCCCATGACTTTCAACATATTGAAAG AAAGACTTAGAGCATCAGGAAGTGCTGGCTCTTCTTCGGga AAAGAGACTAATCCATTTATTTCAACTCCAAGTGGAAATCCTGCATTTGTACCTCAAAAACTTGGGGCAGGAAAAACA AAAACTGAGTCAAAAATCCCAAAACCACCTAAGGCACCAGAAAAACCTTTGATGCCTTATATGAGATACAGTCGAAAAGTATGGGATACAGTTAAAGCCCAAAACtctgatttaaaattatgggaaataggaaaaattattgggTCTATGTGGAGAGATCTGCCAGAAGAGGAAAAACAAGAGTATATTGAGGAATATGAACTGGAAAAG attgaatatgaaaaatctttgaaaacaTACCACAGCTCCCCTGCATACCAATCATATATTCAAGCCAAGAACAAGGGAAAATCTG CTATTTTAGCTGCTCAAGGCCCTGATGGAGACTCCCATGAAAGATCATCCAGCTCCTCAAAACAAGCTGCAGATCGCAGAATTGAGATTCAACCTGCAGAAGATGAAGAtg ATCAAGATGAGGGATATTCAGTGAAGCATTTGGCCTATGCACGCTATCTTAGAAATCACAGactaattaatgaaattttctcaGATTCTGTGGTTCCAGATGTAAGATCAGTGGTCACAACTGGAAGAATGCAGGTGTTGAAG AGACAAGTACAATCTTTGACAATGCATCAGAAGAAACTTGAAGCTGAATTGCaacaaattgaagaaaaatttgaagcaaaaaagagaaaatttgttGAGAGTAGCGAGCAGTTCCAAGACGAATTAAAGAAG CATTGCAAACCTGCAGTTGATGAGGAAACCTTTTTGAGTATGGTGGAGAGACAGTATGAAATTGTAAAGAAAGAAAGAACAAAACCACAGGATGAGCTGAAGAAACCTGTTGTAAACGGTACTGGAGGGATTTCTCCTGCTACGGTTGTGCAGCAAAATGGACAAGCTGAG CCAGAACCCATGGATACGACACCTTCACCGGTAGTTCCAGCTAATGGAGCTCCATCGCCGAAGGAATCCCCAGAAAAGCCCGTGGAAGCTGCTACCCAGCAGCCACCCCGTCTTCAACCACAAGTTGCTCCCCCCTCACATCAGGGGCAACCACCTTCTCAGTATAATACTCCACCAGCACCTCACGGTCCACCTCCTCATGTTTCACCT CCATCACATCAAGTTGCATCGGGTCCGCCACCATCGCCTCATCAACACCCTCAACCACAAGCACCACCACCACAGCCCCATCCAGGACCCATGATGCCTCCAGCGCAAGGACCACCACAACCATACCCTCAGCAGTACCCACCTCAAG GAGCTCCTGTTGCCCCTCCTCAAGGAGTGCCGTTACCAGCTAGACCTCCTCCCCCTCATCAAGGCTACGGATATCCTCCGGGACAACAAGGTCCTAATTATCCACCCCACCAGCAGGGATATCCTCCTGCAGGTCAATATACCGCGTACGGACACTATCCGCCTCAAAACTACCCTCCGCAATATCCTCCCCAG AGCCGACCTCCGCATCCGTATACACCAGAAGCCCCGCTTGACGGTTCGGCGCCCCCTCCACCTTCTGCGGCACCTGCTCCACCTCCGGGAAACTATCAATCTCCTGACTCCACTCAAACATCACCAGTGGAGCCCGAGGAAAAAGGTAAG GAAAAAAAAAGGAAGGTGCCTCTAGCGAAAAGGAACAAGaagaaaagtaattga
- the Bap111 gene encoding SWI/SNF-related matrix-associated actin-dependent regulator of chromatin subfamily E member 1 isoform X6, whose translation MALPVNYKQVAMQVASPQATSQRLRASGSAGSSSGKETNPFISTPSGNPAFVPQKLGAGKTKTESKIPKPPKAPEKPLMPYMRYSRKVWDTVKAQNSDLKLWEIGKIIGSMWRDLPEEEKQEYIEEYELEKIEYEKSLKTYHSSPAYQSYIQAKNKGKSAILAAQGPDGDSHERSSSSSKQAADRRIEIQPAEDEDDQDEGYSVKHLAYARYLRNHRLINEIFSDSVVPDVRSVVTTGRMQVLKRQVQSLTMHQKKLEAELQQIEEKFEAKKRKFVESSEQFQDELKKHCKPAVDEETFLSMVERQYEIVKKERTKPQDELKKPVVNGTGGISPATVVQQNGQAEPEPMDTTPSPVVPANGAPSPKESPEKPVEAATQQPPRLQPQVAPPSHQGQPPSQYNTPPAPHGPPPHVSPPSHQVASGPPPSPHQHPQPQAPPPQPHPGPMMPPAQGPPQPYPQQYPPQGAPVAPPQGVPLPARPPPPHQGYGYPPGQQGPNYPPHQQGYPPAGQYTAYGHYPPQNYPPQYPPQSRPPHPYTPEAPLDGSAPPPPSAAPAPPPGNYQSPDSTQTSPVEPEEKGKEKKRKVPLAKRNKKKSN comes from the exons ATGGCCCTTCCAGTGAACTACAAGCAAGTGGCGATGCAAGTGGCGAGCCCCCAGGCCACAAGCC AAAGACTTAGAGCATCAGGAAGTGCTGGCTCTTCTTCGGga AAAGAGACTAATCCATTTATTTCAACTCCAAGTGGAAATCCTGCATTTGTACCTCAAAAACTTGGGGCAGGAAAAACA AAAACTGAGTCAAAAATCCCAAAACCACCTAAGGCACCAGAAAAACCTTTGATGCCTTATATGAGATACAGTCGAAAAGTATGGGATACAGTTAAAGCCCAAAACtctgatttaaaattatgggaaataggaaaaattattgggTCTATGTGGAGAGATCTGCCAGAAGAGGAAAAACAAGAGTATATTGAGGAATATGAACTGGAAAAG attgaatatgaaaaatctttgaaaacaTACCACAGCTCCCCTGCATACCAATCATATATTCAAGCCAAGAACAAGGGAAAATCTG CTATTTTAGCTGCTCAAGGCCCTGATGGAGACTCCCATGAAAGATCATCCAGCTCCTCAAAACAAGCTGCAGATCGCAGAATTGAGATTCAACCTGCAGAAGATGAAGAtg ATCAAGATGAGGGATATTCAGTGAAGCATTTGGCCTATGCACGCTATCTTAGAAATCACAGactaattaatgaaattttctcaGATTCTGTGGTTCCAGATGTAAGATCAGTGGTCACAACTGGAAGAATGCAGGTGTTGAAG AGACAAGTACAATCTTTGACAATGCATCAGAAGAAACTTGAAGCTGAATTGCaacaaattgaagaaaaatttgaagcaaaaaagagaaaatttgttGAGAGTAGCGAGCAGTTCCAAGACGAATTAAAGAAG CATTGCAAACCTGCAGTTGATGAGGAAACCTTTTTGAGTATGGTGGAGAGACAGTATGAAATTGTAAAGAAAGAAAGAACAAAACCACAGGATGAGCTGAAGAAACCTGTTGTAAACGGTACTGGAGGGATTTCTCCTGCTACGGTTGTGCAGCAAAATGGACAAGCTGAG CCAGAACCCATGGATACGACACCTTCACCGGTAGTTCCAGCTAATGGAGCTCCATCGCCGAAGGAATCCCCAGAAAAGCCCGTGGAAGCTGCTACCCAGCAGCCACCCCGTCTTCAACCACAAGTTGCTCCCCCCTCACATCAGGGGCAACCACCTTCTCAGTATAATACTCCACCAGCACCTCACGGTCCACCTCCTCATGTTTCACCT CCATCACATCAAGTTGCATCGGGTCCGCCACCATCGCCTCATCAACACCCTCAACCACAAGCACCACCACCACAGCCCCATCCAGGACCCATGATGCCTCCAGCGCAAGGACCACCACAACCATACCCTCAGCAGTACCCACCTCAAG GAGCTCCTGTTGCCCCTCCTCAAGGAGTGCCGTTACCAGCTAGACCTCCTCCCCCTCATCAAGGCTACGGATATCCTCCGGGACAACAAGGTCCTAATTATCCACCCCACCAGCAGGGATATCCTCCTGCAGGTCAATATACCGCGTACGGACACTATCCGCCTCAAAACTACCCTCCGCAATATCCTCCCCAG AGCCGACCTCCGCATCCGTATACACCAGAAGCCCCGCTTGACGGTTCGGCGCCCCCTCCACCTTCTGCGGCACCTGCTCCACCTCCGGGAAACTATCAATCTCCTGACTCCACTCAAACATCACCAGTGGAGCCCGAGGAAAAAGGTAAG GAAAAAAAAAGGAAGGTGCCTCTAGCGAAAAGGAACAAGaagaaaagtaattga
- the Bap111 gene encoding SWI/SNF-related matrix-associated actin-dependent regulator of chromatin subfamily E member 1 isoform X5 gives MICFVCVCCSDLMSAGAPMTFNILKERLRASGSAGSSSGKETNPFISTPSGNPAFVPQKLGAGKTKTESKIPKPPKAPEKPLMPYMRYSRKVWDTVKAQNSDLKLWEIGKIIGSMWRDLPEEEKQEYIEEYELEKIEYEKSLKTYHSSPAYQSYIQAKNKGKSAILAAQGPDGDSHERSSSSSKQAADRRIEIQPAEDEDDQDEGYSVKHLAYARYLRNHRLINEIFSDSVVPDVRSVVTTGRMQVLKRQVQSLTMHQKKLEAELQQIEEKFEAKKRKFVESSEQFQDELKKHCKPAVDEETFLSMVERQYEIVKKERTKPQDELKKPVVNGTGGISPATVVQQNGQAEPEPMDTTPSPVVPANGAPSPKESPEKPVEAATQQPPRLQPQVAPPSHQGQPPSQYNTPPAPHGPPPHVSPPSHQVASGPPPSPHQHPQPQAPPPQPHPGPMMPPAQGPPQPYPQQYPPQGAPVAPPQGVPLPARPPPPHQGYGYPPGQQGPNYPPHQQGYPPAGQYTAYGHYPPQNYPPQYPPQSRPPHPYTPEAPLDGSAPPPPSAAPAPPPGNYQSPDSTQTSPVEPEEKGKEKKRKVPLAKRNKKKSN, from the exons ATGATATGCTTTGTTTGTGTTTGTTGTTCAGATTTGATGTCAGCTGGCGCTCCCATGACTTTCAACATATTGAAAG AAAGACTTAGAGCATCAGGAAGTGCTGGCTCTTCTTCGGga AAAGAGACTAATCCATTTATTTCAACTCCAAGTGGAAATCCTGCATTTGTACCTCAAAAACTTGGGGCAGGAAAAACA AAAACTGAGTCAAAAATCCCAAAACCACCTAAGGCACCAGAAAAACCTTTGATGCCTTATATGAGATACAGTCGAAAAGTATGGGATACAGTTAAAGCCCAAAACtctgatttaaaattatgggaaataggaaaaattattgggTCTATGTGGAGAGATCTGCCAGAAGAGGAAAAACAAGAGTATATTGAGGAATATGAACTGGAAAAG attgaatatgaaaaatctttgaaaacaTACCACAGCTCCCCTGCATACCAATCATATATTCAAGCCAAGAACAAGGGAAAATCTG CTATTTTAGCTGCTCAAGGCCCTGATGGAGACTCCCATGAAAGATCATCCAGCTCCTCAAAACAAGCTGCAGATCGCAGAATTGAGATTCAACCTGCAGAAGATGAAGAtg ATCAAGATGAGGGATATTCAGTGAAGCATTTGGCCTATGCACGCTATCTTAGAAATCACAGactaattaatgaaattttctcaGATTCTGTGGTTCCAGATGTAAGATCAGTGGTCACAACTGGAAGAATGCAGGTGTTGAAG AGACAAGTACAATCTTTGACAATGCATCAGAAGAAACTTGAAGCTGAATTGCaacaaattgaagaaaaatttgaagcaaaaaagagaaaatttgttGAGAGTAGCGAGCAGTTCCAAGACGAATTAAAGAAG CATTGCAAACCTGCAGTTGATGAGGAAACCTTTTTGAGTATGGTGGAGAGACAGTATGAAATTGTAAAGAAAGAAAGAACAAAACCACAGGATGAGCTGAAGAAACCTGTTGTAAACGGTACTGGAGGGATTTCTCCTGCTACGGTTGTGCAGCAAAATGGACAAGCTGAG CCAGAACCCATGGATACGACACCTTCACCGGTAGTTCCAGCTAATGGAGCTCCATCGCCGAAGGAATCCCCAGAAAAGCCCGTGGAAGCTGCTACCCAGCAGCCACCCCGTCTTCAACCACAAGTTGCTCCCCCCTCACATCAGGGGCAACCACCTTCTCAGTATAATACTCCACCAGCACCTCACGGTCCACCTCCTCATGTTTCACCT CCATCACATCAAGTTGCATCGGGTCCGCCACCATCGCCTCATCAACACCCTCAACCACAAGCACCACCACCACAGCCCCATCCAGGACCCATGATGCCTCCAGCGCAAGGACCACCACAACCATACCCTCAGCAGTACCCACCTCAAG GAGCTCCTGTTGCCCCTCCTCAAGGAGTGCCGTTACCAGCTAGACCTCCTCCCCCTCATCAAGGCTACGGATATCCTCCGGGACAACAAGGTCCTAATTATCCACCCCACCAGCAGGGATATCCTCCTGCAGGTCAATATACCGCGTACGGACACTATCCGCCTCAAAACTACCCTCCGCAATATCCTCCCCAG AGCCGACCTCCGCATCCGTATACACCAGAAGCCCCGCTTGACGGTTCGGCGCCCCCTCCACCTTCTGCGGCACCTGCTCCACCTCCGGGAAACTATCAATCTCCTGACTCCACTCAAACATCACCAGTGGAGCCCGAGGAAAAAGGTAAG GAAAAAAAAAGGAAGGTGCCTCTAGCGAAAAGGAACAAGaagaaaagtaattga
- the Bap111 gene encoding SWI/SNF-related matrix-associated actin-dependent regulator of chromatin subfamily E member 1 isoform X4, which produces MALPVNYKQVAMQVASPQATSHLMSAGAPMTFNILKERLRASGSAGSSSGKETNPFISTPSGNPAFVPQKLGAGKTKTESKIPKPPKAPEKPLMPYMRYSRKVWDTVKAQNSDLKLWEIGKIIGSMWRDLPEEEKQEYIEEYELEKIEYEKSLKTYHSSPAYQSYIQAKNKGKSGPDGDSHERSSSSSKQAADRRIEIQPAEDEDDQDEGYSVKHLAYARYLRNHRLINEIFSDSVVPDVRSVVTTGRMQVLKRQVQSLTMHQKKLEAELQQIEEKFEAKKRKFVESSEQFQDELKKHCKPAVDEETFLSMVERQYEIVKKERTKPQDELKKPVVNGTGGISPATVVQQNGQAEPEPMDTTPSPVVPANGAPSPKESPEKPVEAATQQPPRLQPQVAPPSHQGQPPSQYNTPPAPHGPPPHVSPPSHQVASGPPPSPHQHPQPQAPPPQPHPGPMMPPAQGPPQPYPQQYPPQGAPVAPPQGVPLPARPPPPHQGYGYPPGQQGPNYPPHQQGYPPAGQYTAYGHYPPQNYPPQYPPQSRPPHPYTPEAPLDGSAPPPPSAAPAPPPGNYQSPDSTQTSPVEPEEKGKEKKRKVPLAKRNKKKSN; this is translated from the exons ATGGCCCTTCCAGTGAACTACAAGCAAGTGGCGATGCAAGTGGCGAGCCCCCAGGCCACAAGCC ATTTGATGTCAGCTGGCGCTCCCATGACTTTCAACATATTGAAAG AAAGACTTAGAGCATCAGGAAGTGCTGGCTCTTCTTCGGga AAAGAGACTAATCCATTTATTTCAACTCCAAGTGGAAATCCTGCATTTGTACCTCAAAAACTTGGGGCAGGAAAAACA AAAACTGAGTCAAAAATCCCAAAACCACCTAAGGCACCAGAAAAACCTTTGATGCCTTATATGAGATACAGTCGAAAAGTATGGGATACAGTTAAAGCCCAAAACtctgatttaaaattatgggaaataggaaaaattattgggTCTATGTGGAGAGATCTGCCAGAAGAGGAAAAACAAGAGTATATTGAGGAATATGAACTGGAAAAG attgaatatgaaaaatctttgaaaacaTACCACAGCTCCCCTGCATACCAATCATATATTCAAGCCAAGAACAAGGGAAAATCTG GCCCTGATGGAGACTCCCATGAAAGATCATCCAGCTCCTCAAAACAAGCTGCAGATCGCAGAATTGAGATTCAACCTGCAGAAGATGAAGAtg ATCAAGATGAGGGATATTCAGTGAAGCATTTGGCCTATGCACGCTATCTTAGAAATCACAGactaattaatgaaattttctcaGATTCTGTGGTTCCAGATGTAAGATCAGTGGTCACAACTGGAAGAATGCAGGTGTTGAAG AGACAAGTACAATCTTTGACAATGCATCAGAAGAAACTTGAAGCTGAATTGCaacaaattgaagaaaaatttgaagcaaaaaagagaaaatttgttGAGAGTAGCGAGCAGTTCCAAGACGAATTAAAGAAG CATTGCAAACCTGCAGTTGATGAGGAAACCTTTTTGAGTATGGTGGAGAGACAGTATGAAATTGTAAAGAAAGAAAGAACAAAACCACAGGATGAGCTGAAGAAACCTGTTGTAAACGGTACTGGAGGGATTTCTCCTGCTACGGTTGTGCAGCAAAATGGACAAGCTGAG CCAGAACCCATGGATACGACACCTTCACCGGTAGTTCCAGCTAATGGAGCTCCATCGCCGAAGGAATCCCCAGAAAAGCCCGTGGAAGCTGCTACCCAGCAGCCACCCCGTCTTCAACCACAAGTTGCTCCCCCCTCACATCAGGGGCAACCACCTTCTCAGTATAATACTCCACCAGCACCTCACGGTCCACCTCCTCATGTTTCACCT CCATCACATCAAGTTGCATCGGGTCCGCCACCATCGCCTCATCAACACCCTCAACCACAAGCACCACCACCACAGCCCCATCCAGGACCCATGATGCCTCCAGCGCAAGGACCACCACAACCATACCCTCAGCAGTACCCACCTCAAG GAGCTCCTGTTGCCCCTCCTCAAGGAGTGCCGTTACCAGCTAGACCTCCTCCCCCTCATCAAGGCTACGGATATCCTCCGGGACAACAAGGTCCTAATTATCCACCCCACCAGCAGGGATATCCTCCTGCAGGTCAATATACCGCGTACGGACACTATCCGCCTCAAAACTACCCTCCGCAATATCCTCCCCAG AGCCGACCTCCGCATCCGTATACACCAGAAGCCCCGCTTGACGGTTCGGCGCCCCCTCCACCTTCTGCGGCACCTGCTCCACCTCCGGGAAACTATCAATCTCCTGACTCCACTCAAACATCACCAGTGGAGCCCGAGGAAAAAGGTAAG GAAAAAAAAAGGAAGGTGCCTCTAGCGAAAAGGAACAAGaagaaaagtaattga